From Medicago truncatula cultivar Jemalong A17 chromosome 7, MtrunA17r5.0-ANR, whole genome shotgun sequence, a single genomic window includes:
- the LOC11422400 gene encoding zinc-finger homeodomain protein 9 — protein MDITLTPTPTPTPAPTSTTSIAPTILTASTTTLTKSPEQQHETETPTTKFTTSTTPKISPFSNGVLKRFHHHHHHFNHHNNHQPTITYKECLKNHAANLGGHALDGCGEFMTSPTATPTDPTSLKCAACGCHRNFHRREPEEPPLTTTHVIEYQPHHRHQPLPPPPFSHRSPNSSSPPPISSSYYPSAPHMLLALSAALPENVAAPNQTMLMNSHSNNSRKRFRTKFTQDQKDKMLKFAEKVGWKMQKKDDEFVHEFCNEIGVDRSVLKVWMHNNKNTLAKRENINTNNDINDGVKSFQLPLEDEEHKNNVEIHGLNHNHYQNEGGVVGVTVRANGSSSSS, from the coding sequence ATGGACATAACCTTAACCCCAACACCAACACCTACACCAGcaccaacatcaacaacatcaatagcACCAACCATATTAACAGCATCTACAACAACCTTAACTAAATCACCAGAACAACAACATGAAACTGAAACACCCACAACAAAATTCACAACCTCAACAACCCCAAAAATCTCACCTTTTTCAAATGGTGTTCTCAAACgtttccaccaccaccaccaccacttcaACCACCACAACAACCATCAACCTACCATAACCTACAAAGAATGTCTCAAAAACCATGCAGCAAACCTAGGTGGTCATGCCCTAGATGGCTGTGGTGAATTCATGACATCACCAACAGCAACACCAACCGACCCAACATCCTTAAAATGTGCTGCTTGTGGCTGCCACCGTAACTTCCACCGCCGTGAACCAGAAGAGCCACCACTCACAACCACTCATGTCATTGAATATCAACCTCACCACCGTCATCAACCACTTCCACCACCACCGTTCTCTCACCGGAGCCCAAATTCCTCTTCACCACCACCGATCTCATCTTCCTACTACCCCTCCGCCCCTCACATGCTTCTTGCTCTCTCCGCCGCCTTACCGGAAAACGTTGCAGCTCCAAACCAAACCATGTTGATGAATTCTCACTCTAACAATTCAAGAAAGCGTTTCAGGACAAAGTTTACACAAGATCAGAAGGATAAGATGCTGAAATTTGCTGAGAAAGTTGGGTGGAAGATGCAGAAAAAAGATGATGAATTTGTTCATGAGTTTTGTAATGAAATTGGTGTTGATCGTAGTGTTCTTAAGGTTTGGATGCATAACAACAAGAACACTTTAGCTAAACGAGAAAACATTAACACTAacaatgatattaatgatggtGTTAAGAGTTTTCAGCTACCTCTTGAAGATGAAGAACACAAGAATAATGTTGAGATTCATGGTCTTAATCACAATCATTATCAGAATGAAGGTGGAGTTGTTGGAGTAACTGTTCGTGCTAATggttcatcatcttcttcttaa